A section of the Roseivirga sp. BDSF3-8 genome encodes:
- a CDS encoding competence/damage-inducible protein A: MQQIKAEVLTIGDEILYGQILDTNTQWMSTRLDAAGIRVVRRSTIGDNREDILKALADAENRADIVLITGGLGPTSDDLTKPCLAAYFGVPLKMHEEALQHITDLFTRRGREMTPLNMAQAELPANCTMLMNENGSAPGMWFDERGTVFISMPGVPFEMKAIMKNEVMPRLRERFELPVIYHKLIRTAGIGESWLADKIKDWEDNLPPHIRLAYLPSLGMVRLRLTATGTSRTHLESDVQEQADKVMPLIEKYVYGYDEISLEEAVGNMLREAGKTLATAESCSGGYLAHQITRVPGSSDYFQGSIISYSNTVKMASLEVDEETLKTHGAVSEPVVKQMAEGARKKMGTDYALATSGVAGPGGGTDEKPVGTIWIACADSKGTIAKKLQLTTDRIVNIQYTAVAALNMLRLRMSGND; this comes from the coding sequence ATGCAACAAATAAAAGCAGAAGTGCTGACTATCGGGGATGAAATCCTTTATGGTCAGATACTTGATACCAATACCCAATGGATGAGCACTCGCCTGGATGCTGCCGGCATACGGGTGGTAAGGCGATCTACCATAGGCGATAATCGCGAAGACATACTTAAGGCCCTGGCCGATGCAGAAAACCGGGCGGATATCGTACTTATTACCGGAGGCCTTGGCCCAACAAGTGATGACCTCACAAAACCCTGTCTTGCAGCGTATTTTGGCGTACCGCTAAAGATGCATGAAGAGGCCCTGCAGCACATTACCGATCTTTTTACGCGCCGCGGCCGCGAGATGACTCCTCTGAACATGGCTCAGGCAGAACTGCCCGCTAACTGCACTATGCTGATGAATGAAAATGGCTCTGCACCGGGTATGTGGTTTGATGAGCGCGGAACAGTATTCATATCTATGCCGGGAGTGCCGTTTGAGATGAAAGCAATCATGAAAAATGAGGTCATGCCCCGGCTAAGGGAACGCTTTGAATTGCCGGTGATCTATCATAAGCTCATCCGTACTGCCGGAATAGGCGAGAGCTGGCTTGCCGATAAGATCAAAGACTGGGAAGACAACCTGCCGCCCCATATCAGGCTGGCCTACCTGCCTAGCCTGGGCATGGTAAGGCTGCGCCTTACCGCCACAGGCACCTCACGCACTCACCTGGAAAGTGATGTGCAGGAGCAGGCAGATAAGGTAATGCCGCTGATAGAAAAGTACGTATACGGCTACGATGAAATAAGCCTGGAAGAGGCTGTAGGCAATATGCTACGGGAGGCGGGCAAGACCCTGGCCACAGCAGAAAGTTGCAGCGGGGGCTACCTTGCCCACCAGATCACGCGTGTACCCGGCAGTTCGGATTACTTCCAGGGCAGCATCATATCGTATAGCAATACGGTGAAAATGGCCAGCCTGGAGGTAGATGAGGAAACCCTGAAAACACATGGAGCGGTAAGCGAACCGGTAGTGAAGCAGATGGCTGAAGGCGCACGGAAGAAAATGGGCACAGACTATGCGCTGGCTACCAGTGGCGTGGCAGGACCGGGCGGTGGCACGGATGAGAAACCCGTGGGAACGATATGGATTGCCTGTGCGGACAGCAAGGGCACTATCGCCAAAAAACTGCAGCTCACAACGGACCGAATAGTAAATATTCAGTACACTGCCGTAGCGGCACTGAATATGCTCCGATTAAGAATGTCCGGTAACGATTGA
- a CDS encoding S8 family serine peptidase, whose amino-acid sequence MIRYIYLLVWLSVMLGAQTALARQEAPYAADRIVVRIGNVHDKDNAQSRTGTTINRRAVLARIQKRTGARSIMQPFDYLPASPKGRPAARSSTSHPLEDLYIIHLPEGTDLQAALQQARATPGVLYAERYHLPQPLLVPDDPEAIPGGQQDYLSPIRAYQAWDIERGSPDIKIGILDTGVRYSHPDLAGNMAFNDSDPPNGVDDDGDGYVDNYRGWDFADGDNDPHDPGNSQHGTAVAGLAAGVPQNGIGMAGTGFYSSFLPIKIYTDEGYNFNRGYEAIAYAADQGCQVINLSWGGQGRYSQYIQDIINYAVLDRDAVVIAAAGNTAGDLEFFPAAYDYVLSVGAVDINDKKTSWATYHSSVDIVAPGDFNYTTYLDDNYASFWGSSFAAPLVSGAAALIRSRYPGMSAVEVMEQLRITSDDIYYLPENAPFLGLMGKGRLNMERALTETHLPSVRARDIEIKGPYGSYLFPGDEAALTASFTNYLADASLLRVTLSSMTEGVTIGQDFVRIGDLAKGQHFTNDPAPFVINLSDELENGSVITLRLDYEGINYRDFQVIRFQLVDDPITVYNGQLGASFGKKGEVAYQESWQGEGILHQNTVISYNAGIIMASGSGQEADNLPNDFRTFARNKDFNARSSYSLYNNSIADPDVRLQWTEDKEWGLLVEQKVYADTTSATYEDYLLVEYRITNRSDSLINDFHFGLYTDFDLGEGVDNLVRSIDSLQLQYTQSDTAVAGVALLQGGEWKPNALVVRDKNFKRVDIPIVFDRETKRNLLLQETPRYESGAEGNDVAQLAGVQVGNLNAYESKTVTLVLTVGSDAEQLARKVQEAKTIMQELASKPPVGITMNSCPGLPVSISPPGGRMFRYYRDVAGTDMVFEDATFTSPGFSRDTTVYYRQADSLWLGPVGAIEVHITEPRASFEWANDTLMLDESGPAAISLQNTSEDASIYSWDFGNGYYSSKRSPSPLYETPGTYTIHLTATAATGCSDVAQKNLVVVQRNEKPGIPSTFRLCPGESATLEADNSSLLKMYSTWPAGAAVAQGAQIKTGSLYKDTVFYITNAAGPYESLPVTVRVNVTETDASFTLLPDTTGIHANAAGWLRAEGTADDYYWYKDNVYLGHGPQIWLPLTSEGSFRIRLETTYASGCSELQEEVFTSVASPLPAVQDTAVCRGENLLITPEGGEYFAFFSDAMGTKLIRKGTSLLLPALTRDTTVYIAGLDSLLLSSMVAVDITMRAPEATFTYTADSSSSWGVRDITFLPDNQGALNYHWDFGDGTSSDEVMPIHFFENAGRYEVMLTVTATDGCSASEFRILTLSEITALPEEEDKAVSLYPNPARTGWTLDFGRIPDGEVFISLFNSTGQLLQQKTLRGMPAVQFDRDQLPAGIYHVRYQGKNSEGTVRLILR is encoded by the coding sequence GTGATCCGGTATATTTACCTATTGGTCTGGCTCTCTGTGATGCTGGGAGCGCAAACTGCCCTAGCCAGGCAGGAAGCCCCCTATGCCGCGGACCGTATTGTGGTACGTATAGGAAATGTCCATGATAAAGATAACGCTCAATCTCGCACAGGCACCACGATTAACAGAAGGGCTGTTCTGGCACGTATTCAAAAGCGTACAGGGGCCAGGTCCATCATGCAGCCATTCGATTACCTCCCGGCTTCGCCAAAAGGCAGACCTGCCGCACGAAGCAGTACGTCACACCCCCTTGAAGACCTTTATATAATACACCTGCCCGAGGGCACAGACCTCCAGGCGGCACTGCAACAGGCCCGTGCAACACCCGGGGTGCTCTATGCCGAACGCTACCACCTGCCTCAACCCCTGCTTGTGCCTGATGATCCCGAAGCCATTCCCGGAGGGCAGCAGGACTACCTCTCGCCCATTCGTGCCTACCAGGCCTGGGACATTGAGCGTGGCAGCCCGGACATTAAAATAGGCATACTGGATACCGGGGTACGCTATAGCCACCCCGACCTGGCAGGTAATATGGCATTCAATGACTCCGACCCGCCGAATGGCGTGGATGATGATGGCGATGGCTACGTGGACAACTACCGCGGATGGGACTTTGCCGATGGCGATAATGACCCTCATGACCCCGGCAACAGTCAGCATGGCACTGCCGTGGCCGGATTAGCAGCCGGTGTTCCCCAAAACGGAATCGGCATGGCTGGCACGGGCTTTTACTCCTCTTTTCTACCCATAAAAATCTATACTGACGAAGGCTACAACTTCAATAGAGGGTATGAGGCCATAGCCTACGCAGCCGACCAGGGGTGTCAGGTTATAAACCTGAGCTGGGGCGGACAGGGCCGCTATAGCCAGTACATACAGGATATAATTAACTACGCAGTGCTGGACCGCGATGCAGTAGTAATAGCTGCAGCGGGTAATACGGCGGGCGATCTCGAGTTCTTTCCCGCGGCTTACGACTACGTACTTTCGGTGGGGGCTGTGGATATAAATGATAAGAAAACCTCCTGGGCTACCTACCATTCATCTGTAGATATAGTAGCACCGGGAGATTTTAATTACACTACCTATCTGGATGACAACTACGCAAGTTTCTGGGGCTCCTCATTTGCCGCCCCCCTTGTAAGTGGTGCCGCTGCCCTTATCCGGTCGCGCTACCCCGGCATGAGCGCAGTGGAAGTGATGGAACAACTGCGGATCACCTCTGATGATATTTATTACCTCCCGGAAAATGCCCCTTTCCTTGGCCTGATGGGCAAGGGCCGCCTGAATATGGAGCGAGCCCTGACTGAAACCCACCTGCCTTCGGTTAGGGCCAGGGACATTGAGATAAAAGGACCTTATGGCAGTTACCTTTTTCCAGGTGATGAAGCTGCTCTGACGGCAAGCTTTACGAACTATTTAGCCGATGCTTCTCTGCTCAGGGTTACCCTCAGCAGCATGACCGAAGGGGTCACCATCGGGCAGGACTTCGTAAGAATTGGTGATCTTGCTAAAGGACAGCATTTTACTAATGACCCAGCCCCATTTGTTATCAACCTGTCTGATGAACTCGAGAACGGATCGGTGATCACGCTGCGACTGGATTATGAGGGAATTAACTACCGGGACTTTCAGGTAATACGCTTTCAACTGGTTGATGACCCCATTACCGTGTACAATGGACAACTTGGGGCCAGCTTTGGCAAAAAAGGTGAGGTAGCCTACCAGGAAAGCTGGCAGGGCGAAGGCATTCTCCATCAAAACACCGTTATCAGCTATAATGCCGGCATTATCATGGCTTCAGGGTCAGGACAGGAGGCCGATAACCTACCCAATGACTTCCGCACGTTTGCCAGGAATAAAGATTTTAATGCCCGGAGCTCCTATAGTCTGTACAACAACAGCATAGCTGATCCGGATGTACGCCTGCAGTGGACAGAAGATAAGGAATGGGGCCTTCTGGTAGAGCAAAAGGTCTATGCAGACACCACCAGCGCTACATATGAGGACTACCTGCTGGTGGAGTATCGTATCACCAATCGCTCAGATAGTCTTATCAATGACTTTCACTTTGGTCTGTATACTGACTTTGACCTGGGAGAAGGAGTGGATAACCTGGTGAGGTCAATAGACAGCCTGCAGCTCCAGTACACCCAGTCTGACACGGCCGTGGCTGGCGTAGCTTTGCTGCAGGGGGGCGAGTGGAAACCTAACGCCCTGGTAGTTAGAGACAAAAACTTTAAGCGGGTAGACATACCGATAGTATTTGACAGGGAAACCAAACGCAACCTGCTCCTACAGGAAACCCCTCGCTATGAAAGCGGCGCGGAGGGCAATGATGTGGCTCAGCTGGCAGGTGTACAGGTAGGAAACCTTAATGCATACGAAAGCAAAACAGTCACCCTGGTGCTAACTGTAGGTTCTGATGCAGAACAATTAGCCAGAAAGGTGCAGGAAGCAAAGACTATTATGCAGGAACTGGCTTCCAAACCGCCTGTGGGTATCACCATGAATAGCTGTCCCGGACTGCCTGTTTCCATTAGCCCGCCAGGTGGCAGGATGTTCCGCTACTACCGTGACGTGGCTGGCACAGACATGGTATTCGAAGATGCTACATTCACCTCACCGGGCTTCAGCCGTGATACCACCGTGTATTATCGTCAGGCGGATTCGCTCTGGCTGGGACCGGTAGGCGCTATAGAGGTTCACATTACGGAACCTAGGGCTTCTTTTGAGTGGGCAAATGATACGCTTATGCTGGACGAAAGCGGACCGGCAGCCATTTCATTGCAAAATACCAGTGAGGATGCCAGTATTTACTCATGGGATTTCGGGAATGGATACTATAGTAGTAAACGCTCTCCCTCCCCCCTATATGAGACCCCGGGCACTTATACTATTCACCTTACGGCTACCGCTGCCACAGGATGCTCAGATGTAGCACAGAAAAATCTGGTAGTGGTCCAACGAAATGAAAAGCCCGGGATCCCCTCCACCTTCAGGCTTTGTCCGGGAGAGTCTGCCACACTGGAGGCAGATAACAGCAGCTTGCTGAAAATGTACAGCACATGGCCGGCCGGGGCCGCGGTTGCGCAGGGTGCTCAGATAAAAACCGGAAGCTTGTACAAAGACACGGTTTTCTATATCACCAATGCCGCAGGACCCTACGAAAGCCTGCCTGTAACAGTGAGGGTGAATGTTACGGAAACCGATGCTTCCTTTACACTGCTTCCTGATACTACCGGGATCCATGCGAACGCCGCTGGCTGGCTCAGGGCTGAGGGGACCGCAGATGATTATTATTGGTATAAAGACAATGTATACCTGGGACATGGACCACAGATATGGCTACCTCTGACCAGTGAGGGATCTTTCCGTATTCGTCTGGAAACCACGTACGCGAGTGGCTGCAGCGAACTGCAGGAAGAGGTATTCACCTCTGTAGCCTCTCCCCTGCCTGCCGTGCAGGACACAGCGGTTTGCCGCGGCGAGAACTTGCTGATAACTCCGGAAGGTGGCGAATATTTTGCCTTTTTTAGTGATGCCATGGGGACAAAGCTTATCCGTAAAGGCACCTCATTACTGTTACCTGCTCTCACCAGGGACACAACCGTGTATATCGCCGGGCTTGACAGCCTGCTGCTCTCCTCTATGGTAGCCGTAGACATTACTATGCGGGCACCGGAGGCCACATTCACCTATACTGCAGACAGCAGCAGCTCCTGGGGCGTTCGTGACATTACCTTCTTGCCAGATAACCAAGGGGCCCTTAACTACCACTGGGACTTTGGAGATGGTACCAGCTCGGATGAGGTGATGCCTATACATTTCTTTGAAAATGCCGGCCGCTACGAGGTTATGCTCACGGTGACGGCCACAGATGGGTGTTCAGCATCAGAGTTCCGGATACTGACCCTTTCAGAAATTACGGCGCTGCCTGAAGAGGAAGATAAGGCCGTCTCGCTATATCCAAACCCTGCACGTACAGGCTGGACGCTCGATTTCGGCAGAATACCCGATGGTGAAGTGTTCATAAGCCTGTTTAACAGTACCGGTCAGTTACTACAGCAAAAGACTCTGCGAGGCATGCCAGCTGTTCAATTTGACCGTGATCAGCTCCCCGCAGGAATATACCACGTACGCTACCAGGGCAAAAATTCAGAAGGAACGGTAAGACTCATCCTCCGGTAG
- the paaN gene encoding phenylacetic acid degradation protein PaaN, whose translation MDFYQKHKETLDKAISALHERKFFAQYPEHPSPKIYGETADEDGRNKFKGMLNSRFDELLQGEPEAWIGEEESPYLNDKLNVSYPSFSTETLVSRGLASFSQWRKLSPVERAGLLVESLDKVRERFFEVAYATMHTTGQGYMMAFQASGPHAADRALEAVAMGLEEMTRVPKNSFWDKPMGKFNIQLNKEWRAVPKGLSVVIGCSTFPTWNSVPGIYASLVTGNPVIVKPHPGAILPIAIYVAEVQKVLKENGLDPTICQLAPDTYSKMITKELAEHKDVKLIDFTGNSEFGSYLEGLKGKTVFTEKTGVNSVILDSAENIDEVAKNLAFSVSLYSGQMCTAPQNFFIPDSGIKTADGVVSFEDFAQKLADNITGLANNPKAGPFVLGAIQNQNTCSRVDEAKSLGDKVWLESATIENPMFKTARTATPVVLEVTSAKKDVFSKELFGPIVLLIRTKDTGESIAMARDLAMEHGAISCGAYTTDQATKEEIMDQMGLAATPVSFNLTGGIYVNQNASFSDFHVTGGNPAGNASFTNPEYVVKRFTMVGFREPAKAEA comes from the coding sequence ATGGATTTTTACCAGAAACATAAAGAAACCCTGGACAAGGCCATCAGTGCCTTGCATGAGCGCAAATTTTTTGCTCAGTACCCTGAACACCCCAGTCCCAAGATATACGGGGAAACAGCCGATGAGGACGGTCGTAATAAGTTCAAAGGTATGCTGAACAGTCGCTTTGACGAACTGCTGCAAGGTGAGCCTGAAGCCTGGATTGGCGAGGAGGAATCACCCTACCTGAATGATAAACTGAATGTAAGCTATCCTTCTTTCTCAACGGAAACCCTGGTAAGCCGCGGACTGGCTTCGTTTAGCCAGTGGCGCAAGCTGTCTCCTGTAGAAAGGGCGGGCCTGTTGGTAGAATCACTTGATAAGGTACGTGAGCGGTTCTTTGAAGTGGCCTATGCAACCATGCACACTACTGGACAAGGATACATGATGGCTTTTCAGGCTTCAGGCCCGCATGCTGCAGACCGTGCACTGGAGGCAGTAGCTATGGGACTGGAAGAAATGACCCGCGTGCCGAAAAACTCATTTTGGGATAAGCCCATGGGGAAATTTAACATACAGCTTAATAAGGAGTGGCGCGCCGTGCCTAAAGGCCTTAGCGTGGTGATAGGTTGCTCTACCTTCCCTACCTGGAACTCGGTGCCCGGCATTTATGCCAGCCTGGTTACGGGTAACCCCGTGATCGTGAAGCCTCACCCCGGCGCTATTCTGCCTATTGCTATTTATGTAGCCGAGGTACAAAAGGTGCTTAAGGAAAATGGCCTTGACCCTACTATCTGTCAGCTTGCGCCTGATACTTACAGTAAGATGATTACGAAGGAACTGGCCGAGCACAAGGATGTGAAGCTGATCGACTTCACCGGCAACAGCGAATTTGGCAGCTACCTGGAGGGACTGAAAGGCAAGACGGTATTCACGGAGAAAACAGGTGTGAACTCCGTGATCCTGGACAGTGCTGAGAATATAGATGAGGTGGCAAAAAACCTTGCTTTCTCGGTGAGCCTGTACAGCGGACAAATGTGTACCGCTCCCCAAAACTTCTTCATCCCCGACAGCGGAATCAAAACGGCTGACGGAGTAGTGTCTTTTGAAGACTTTGCCCAAAAGCTGGCGGATAATATCACCGGCCTGGCAAATAACCCTAAGGCGGGGCCTTTTGTACTGGGAGCTATACAGAACCAGAACACCTGCTCGCGTGTGGACGAGGCAAAATCATTGGGTGATAAAGTGTGGCTGGAGTCTGCCACTATTGAGAACCCTATGTTCAAAACAGCGCGTACGGCAACGCCCGTGGTGTTGGAAGTGACCTCGGCAAAGAAGGATGTCTTCTCAAAGGAGCTCTTCGGGCCTATCGTGTTGCTTATCCGTACGAAGGATACAGGCGAGTCCATTGCTATGGCACGTGACCTTGCTATGGAGCACGGAGCTATTTCATGCGGCGCCTATACCACTGATCAGGCGACCAAAGAGGAGATCATGGACCAGATGGGACTGGCAGCCACACCTGTTAGCTTCAACCTGACCGGTGGCATCTATGTGAACCAGAATGCCAGCTTCTCAGATTTCCATGTAACAGGTGGTAACCCGGCTGGAAATGCCAGCTTCACTAACCCTGAATATGTGGTGAAACGCTTCACTATGGTAGGCTTTCGCGAGCCTGCTAAAGCCGAAGCGTAA
- the yaaA gene encoding peroxide stress protein YaaA produces MLVVLSPSKTQDFSADAASYSHSQPVFAEESEKLVKILRKKSENSLGKLMDISQNLAELNHERFQNWQLPFNEKNSLQALRAFKGDVYTNIRVDEYSKKDFEFAQDHIRILSGLYGILKPMDLIQPYRLEMKTPLSNTRGKDLYAFWGERLAKDLAAELEQHDNPVLVNLASQEYFKALKLKKTSIKVVTPHFKEDRDGKLRVIALFAKKARGAMADYVVRERLTEPSGLAGFDYEGYAFREDLSDEENLIFVR; encoded by the coding sequence ATGCTCGTAGTATTAAGCCCTTCCAAAACTCAGGATTTCTCGGCAGATGCCGCTTCATATTCTCATTCTCAGCCGGTTTTTGCAGAGGAGAGTGAAAAACTGGTAAAAATACTTCGCAAAAAATCCGAAAATTCCCTTGGGAAACTTATGGACATCAGCCAAAACCTGGCCGAGCTTAATCATGAGCGATTCCAGAACTGGCAGCTCCCCTTCAATGAAAAGAACAGCCTGCAGGCGCTGCGCGCTTTTAAAGGGGATGTGTATACTAACATCCGGGTGGATGAGTACAGCAAGAAGGATTTTGAGTTTGCTCAGGATCATATCCGCATACTTTCCGGGCTATATGGAATACTGAAACCGATGGACCTGATACAGCCCTACCGGCTGGAGATGAAAACCCCGCTGAGCAATACGAGGGGTAAAGACTTATATGCTTTCTGGGGTGAGCGTCTGGCTAAGGACCTGGCTGCCGAACTGGAGCAACACGATAATCCGGTTCTGGTAAACCTGGCTTCCCAGGAATATTTTAAGGCGCTGAAGCTGAAGAAAACTAGTATTAAAGTGGTGACGCCACATTTCAAGGAAGATCGTGACGGTAAGCTGCGGGTGATTGCCTTGTTTGCAAAAAAAGCGCGTGGAGCAATGGCGGACTACGTGGTACGTGAGCGTCTCACTGAGCCTTCAGGCCTGGCAGGCTTTGACTATGAAGGATACGCTTTCCGTGAAGACTTGTCTGACGAGGAAAATCTCATTTTTGTAAGGTAA
- a CDS encoding carboxypeptidase-like regulatory domain-containing protein: MKRLMMITALMAVCALSAFTFSEKGIFDTGLRITVIDELGNPVEGATVKIFANEKDYRAGENLVQEPQTSDEKGRVTFKDLESKVYFVDARKGDMNNNSAGVQTDKLKEKRLNKVNIVIE; the protein is encoded by the coding sequence ATGAAACGATTGATGATGATAACGGCCCTGATGGCCGTCTGCGCTCTTAGTGCTTTTACATTTTCCGAAAAAGGTATTTTCGATACCGGTCTCAGGATTACGGTAATCGACGAACTGGGCAACCCTGTGGAAGGGGCAACGGTGAAGATCTTTGCCAATGAAAAGGATTACCGTGCCGGGGAGAACCTGGTACAGGAGCCTCAGACCTCTGATGAAAAAGGCCGGGTAACCTTTAAAGATCTTGAGTCGAAGGTATATTTTGTCGATGCCCGCAAAGGCGACATGAATAATAACAGCGCGGGTGTTCAGACGGACAAACTGAAAGAGAAGCGGCTAAATAAGGTCAATATTGTCATTGAATAA
- a CDS encoding NUDIX hydrolase, translating to MKNSPFDLCKRLNSYVSTYPEEQEFLKRFLSLLEQHPTDCYFRELPHAHITGSAWIINPAADRVLLLHHRKLDKWLQPGGHADGDRDILQVALREAQEETGAEQLTSLMDGAVFDLDIHRIPARKQEPAHFHFDVRFLFSADDASSLQRNNESRELAWILLEEVGEKCDYNRSILRMVEKTLAMK from the coding sequence ATGAAGAACTCACCATTTGACCTTTGTAAGAGGCTGAACAGCTACGTGAGTACGTATCCTGAAGAGCAGGAGTTTCTCAAACGCTTTCTTTCCCTGCTGGAGCAACACCCCACCGATTGTTACTTCAGGGAGCTTCCTCATGCTCACATAACAGGCTCAGCATGGATCATTAACCCGGCGGCCGACAGGGTACTGCTGTTACATCACCGCAAGCTGGACAAGTGGCTGCAACCGGGCGGCCATGCGGATGGCGACCGGGATATATTGCAGGTAGCTCTGCGGGAGGCTCAGGAAGAGACGGGGGCAGAGCAGCTTACTTCCCTAATGGATGGAGCTGTCTTTGACCTGGACATACACCGCATACCTGCCCGAAAGCAGGAGCCCGCCCACTTTCACTTCGATGTACGCTTTTTATTTTCGGCAGACGACGCTTCATCGTTACAGCGAAATAATGAGAGTCGTGAACTGGCCTGGATATTACTGGAAGAGGTGGGAGAGAAATGTGACTATAACAGAAGTATACTGAGGATG